The Accipiter gentilis chromosome 34, bAccGen1.1, whole genome shotgun sequence genome has a segment encoding these proteins:
- the DUSP6 gene encoding dual specificity protein phosphatase 6: MLDTFRPVPFASEMAISKSVAWLNEQLEMGNDRLLLMDCRPQELYESSHIESAINVAIPGIMLRRLQKGNLPLRSLVSSSEEDRERFARRCGTDTVVLYDEHSRDWNENTGGESVLGLLLKRLKDEGCKAFYLEGGFSKFQAEFALHCETNLDSSCSSSSPPLPVLGLGGLRISSDSSSDIESDIDRDPNSATDSDGSPLSNNQPSFPVEILPYLYLGCAKDSTNLDVLEEFGIKYILNVTPNLPNLFENAGEFKYKQIPISDHWSQNLSQFFPEAISFIDEARGKNCGVLVHCLAGISRSVTVTVAYLMQKLNLSMNDAYDIVKMKKSNISPNFNFMGQLLDFERTLGLSSPCDNRVPNQQLYFTTPSNQNVFQVDSLQST, translated from the exons ATGCTAGATACGTTCAGACCCGTCCCTTTCGCGTCGGAAATGGCGATTAGTAAATCCGTGGCGTGGCTCAACGAGCAGCTGGAGATGGGCAACGACCGGCTCCTCTTGATGGACTGTCGGCCGCAGGAGTTGTACGAATCGTCCCACATCGAGTCGGCCATCAACGTGGCCATCCCCGGCATCATGCTGCGGCGGTTGCAGAAGGGCAACCTGCCCCTCCGCTCCCTCGTTTCCAGCAGCGAGGAAGACCGGGAACGCTTCGCCCGCCGGTGCGGTACCGACACCGTGGTGCTGTACGACGAACACAGCCGCGATTGGAACGAAAACACCGGGGGAGAATCCGTGCTGGGGTTGCTCCTCAAACGCCTCAAAGACGAAGGCTGTAAAGCCTTTTATTTGGAAG GTGGTTTCAGCAAGTTCCAGGCCGAGTTCGCCCTGCACTGCGAAACTAACCTAGACAGTTCGTGTAGCAGcagctctcctcctctgccagtcCTGGGTTTGGGAGGCCTCCGAATCAGCTCCGATTCCTCTTCAGACATTGAATCTGACATTGACAGAGACCCCAATAGTGCCACCGACTCCGATGGCAGCCCTCTCTCCAACAACCAGCCTTCCTTCCCGGTGGAGATTTTACCCTACCTCTACTTAGGCTGTGCCAAGGACTCCACTAACCTGGACGTTTTAGAAGAGTTCGGCATTAAATACATCTTGAATGTTACCCCCAACCTGCCTAATCTCTTTGAAAACGCCGGCGAATTCAAGTACAAACAGATCCCCATCTCTGACCACTGGAGCCAAAATCTGTCTCAGTTCTTTCCCGAGGCCATCTCCTTTATAG ATGAAGCACGGGGGAAGAACTGCGGCGTCCTGGTGCATTGCTTGGCGGGGATCAGCCGCTCGGTCACGGTGACGGTGGCCTACCTCATGCAGAAGCTCAACTTGTCCATGAACGACGCCTACGATATCGTCAAGATGAAGAAGTCCAACATTTCGCCCAACTTCAACTTCATGGGTCAGCTGCTGGACTTTGAGCGGACTCTGGGGCTGAGCAGCCCCTGTGACAATCGAGTGCCGAACCAGCAGCTGTACTTCACCACCCCTTCCAACCAGAACGTCTTCCAGGTGGATTCCCTGCAGTCCACGTGA